Proteins co-encoded in one Corynebacterium tuberculostearicum genomic window:
- the rplC gene encoding 50S ribosomal protein L3, whose amino-acid sequence MSENEIKGILGKKLGMTQVFDEDNRVVPVTVVEAGPCVVTQIRTPETDGYSAIQIAFGEIDPRKANKPVGGHFKKAGVTPRRHVAEIRMDDTSAYEVGQEVKVDIFEGISFVDVTGKTKGHGYAGGMKRHGFAGQGAAHGNQAAHRRVGGIGGAATPGRVFKGKRMAGRMGHDRVTTQNLKIQKIDAESNLLLIKGAIPGARGGLVTVKTAVKGGAHA is encoded by the coding sequence ATGAGTGAAAACGAGATCAAGGGCATTCTGGGCAAGAAGCTCGGCATGACCCAGGTCTTCGACGAGGACAACCGCGTTGTACCGGTTACCGTCGTCGAGGCAGGGCCATGCGTTGTCACCCAGATTCGCACCCCCGAAACCGATGGCTACAGCGCCATCCAGATCGCCTTTGGCGAAATCGACCCACGCAAGGCAAATAAGCCGGTTGGTGGACACTTCAAGAAGGCTGGCGTCACCCCGCGCCGTCACGTTGCGGAAATCCGCATGGACGACACCTCTGCATACGAGGTTGGCCAAGAGGTCAAGGTGGACATCTTCGAGGGTATCTCCTTCGTTGATGTCACCGGTAAGACCAAGGGCCACGGCTACGCCGGCGGCATGAAGCGCCACGGCTTTGCAGGCCAGGGCGCAGCTCACGGTAACCAGGCCGCTCACCGCCGCGTTGGCGGCATCGGCGGCGCTGCTACTCCGGGCCGCGTCTTCAAGGGCAAGCGCATGGCTGGCCGTATGGGCCACGACCGCGTGACCACCCAGAACCTGAAGATTCAGAAGATCGATGCCGAGTCCAACCTGCTGCTCATCAAGGGTGCTATCCCTGGTGCGCGCGGCGGCCTCGTCACCGTTAAGACCGCAGTGAAGGGCGGTGCACACGCATGA
- the rpsJ gene encoding 30S ribosomal protein S10, translated as MAGQKIRIRLKAYDHEAIDASAKKIVETVTRTGARVVGPVPLPTEKNVYAVIRSPHKYKDSREHFEMRTHKRLIDILDPTPKTVDALMRIDLPASVDVNIQ; from the coding sequence GTGGCGGGACAAAAAATCCGCATTCGGCTGAAGGCCTATGACCACGAGGCTATCGACGCTTCTGCAAAGAAGATCGTCGAGACCGTTACCCGTACCGGCGCTCGTGTAGTTGGCCCAGTGCCGCTCCCAACCGAGAAGAACGTATACGCAGTTATTCGTTCTCCGCACAAGTACAAGGACTCTCGCGAGCACTTCGAGATGCGCACTCACAAGCGCCTGATCGACATTCTCGACCCAACCCCGAAGACTGTTGATGCTCTTATGCGCATCGATCTTCCGGCAAGCGTCGACGTGAACATCCAGTAA
- a CDS encoding Asp23/Gls24 family envelope stress response protein, producing MSENKTPAQSTENQVPASEEREVNNNLETQYGTTTIDDVVVSKIAGIAAREVSGVDSLGGGGARMIGNIRESFGASEDVRQGVDVEVTEGTARIEIAISAEYGVAIHELAEAIRRNIMNAVERMTGLSVERVDVVVHDVKLPKEEAEAEDQAALNQGQA from the coding sequence ATGTCTGAGAACAAGACTCCTGCACAAAGCACCGAAAATCAGGTTCCTGCCTCCGAGGAGCGCGAGGTCAATAACAACCTGGAGACCCAGTACGGCACCACCACCATCGATGACGTCGTTGTCTCCAAGATTGCCGGCATCGCTGCCCGCGAGGTTTCCGGCGTGGATTCCTTGGGCGGTGGCGGCGCCCGCATGATCGGCAATATCCGCGAGTCCTTTGGTGCCTCCGAAGATGTTCGCCAGGGTGTGGACGTAGAGGTAACTGAAGGCACCGCTCGCATCGAGATCGCCATCAGCGCTGAGTACGGCGTAGCCATCCACGAGCTCGCTGAGGCTATCCGCCGCAACATCATGAATGCGGTAGAGCGCATGACCGGTTTGAGCGTTGAGCGCGTTGACGTTGTTGTCCACGACGTCAAGCTGCCGAAGGAAGAGGCCGAGGCTGAGGATCAGGCCGCTTTGAACCAGGGTCAGGCTTAA
- a CDS encoding Asp23/Gls24 family envelope stress response protein — protein MTDSSTQGHTRISLRTMEHIVTAAIASVPGTKAIEAKLAGIGGRGFPRVSVQMDPEREVAAVNATIGVVWPSPVTTVAEHTRAAISEAIAAHTGYSTTRVNVTVGGSVLGTRVTAAQVKKRQVAATVAPHIKPSPVWQPVTADSVDVRSIATPRESPVHHIATPSDDIAVRSIATPREAKVRSVSANLPDHQLREISSPQPVRVRSVEAPRPAKLLPSGEVRPLAKKTKVSTPRPLPLREVEIRHEWTPRRVQAPKAVSPREVNVPQLQPLKPIEITPANPRSLHVNAPRPEPLRAISINPYRPQGGNNG, from the coding sequence ATGACAGATAGTTCCACTCAGGGCCACACGCGTATCTCGCTGCGGACCATGGAACACATCGTTACCGCCGCGATTGCTAGCGTGCCCGGCACCAAGGCTATAGAAGCCAAGCTAGCGGGCATCGGCGGCCGCGGTTTTCCACGGGTCTCGGTCCAAATGGACCCCGAGCGCGAGGTAGCTGCCGTCAACGCCACCATCGGCGTGGTCTGGCCCTCCCCAGTAACCACGGTGGCAGAGCACACACGCGCCGCCATCTCAGAGGCCATAGCCGCGCACACCGGATATTCCACCACGCGCGTCAACGTCACCGTGGGCGGTTCCGTTCTCGGTACCCGCGTCACGGCGGCACAGGTAAAAAAGCGCCAAGTTGCTGCTACCGTAGCGCCCCATATCAAGCCTTCGCCCGTGTGGCAGCCGGTCACTGCAGACTCGGTAGACGTGCGCAGCATTGCCACCCCACGTGAGTCACCGGTGCATCATATTGCTACCCCGAGCGATGATATCGCCGTGCGCTCTATTGCCACCCCGCGCGAAGCTAAGGTTCGTAGCGTTTCTGCCAATCTTCCCGACCATCAGCTGCGCGAGATCTCTTCCCCGCAGCCGGTGCGTGTGCGCAGCGTCGAGGCTCCGCGCCCGGCCAAACTGCTGCCTAGTGGTGAGGTTCGCCCGTTGGCAAAGAAAACCAAGGTATCTACCCCGCGACCACTACCGCTGCGAGAGGTCGAGATTCGACATGAATGGACCCCTCGCCGCGTGCAGGCGCCCAAAGCCGTGTCTCCACGCGAGGTAAATGTGCCGCAGCTGCAACCGCTCAAGCCCATCGAGATTACCCCGGCCAATCCTCGCTCGCTACATGTAAATGCGCCACGGCCTGAACCGTTGCGCGCCATTTCCATTAACCCGTACCGCCCACAAGGAGGCAATAATGGCTGA
- a CDS encoding alkaline shock response membrane anchor protein AmaP has translation MADQHAPTHFGQQPKASPAVRTWAVILGLLLIAAGIVGVRETWLVGSGSDAQSWVKPVLDLIATKDLQTWMIWAGVGSIVVGLIFVIAALKTRRTTHLQLASDTASMWMRPVDIARVSSATARRVPGVASAQTSADSKTAKVTVHGDTEDTELQDRVETAVTQCLAPLQNPPQVIVTVEKIPELDNNV, from the coding sequence ATGGCTGATCAGCATGCGCCAACGCACTTTGGGCAACAACCCAAGGCTTCCCCGGCGGTGCGCACCTGGGCTGTAATCTTAGGGCTGCTATTGATTGCCGCGGGCATCGTCGGCGTGCGCGAGACCTGGCTGGTGGGTTCCGGTTCCGATGCACAGTCTTGGGTAAAGCCGGTGCTAGACCTCATTGCGACCAAAGACCTCCAAACCTGGATGATTTGGGCCGGCGTTGGTTCGATCGTCGTAGGCCTCATCTTCGTCATCGCCGCACTCAAGACGCGGCGGACAACGCACCTCCAGTTGGCTTCGGATACCGCCTCGATGTGGATGCGACCGGTGGATATTGCCCGCGTGTCCTCCGCCACCGCTCGCCGCGTACCCGGCGTTGCCTCCGCGCAAACCTCGGCAGATAGCAAAACTGCAAAGGTCACCGTCCACGGCGATACCGAAGACACCGAGCTGCAAGACCGGGTGGAGACCGCTGTGACGCAGTGCTTGGCCCCCTTACAGAACCCGCCGCAGGTCATCGTCACCGTAGAGAAGATTCCGGAGTTGGATAATAATGTCTAG
- the amaP gene encoding alkaline shock response membrane anchor protein AmaP → MSRKLATFDRILLGLLGIILIALGVWPLLIHFDVEFAKYLALWVDHDTWKSLADNDWWVWALAGGSALLLIVGLWIVVANLRHRRFNHVESAASDDKGSITTSMNAIAGAVAQDLDAVKGVERVERLVAYDRARPTLQFTVTANPDAPVERLTGAVETNEHDFRAAFPDADLDTIYKLQFSKVGPMKDLSE, encoded by the coding sequence ATGTCTAGAAAGCTTGCGACCTTTGACCGCATCCTGCTCGGTCTACTCGGAATCATCCTGATTGCCTTGGGCGTATGGCCCCTTCTCATCCATTTTGACGTGGAATTTGCCAAGTATTTGGCCCTGTGGGTGGATCACGATACGTGGAAGAGCTTGGCGGACAATGATTGGTGGGTCTGGGCGCTAGCCGGCGGCTCAGCTCTGCTCCTCATCGTGGGGCTGTGGATCGTCGTGGCTAATCTGCGCCACCGCCGCTTCAATCATGTGGAGTCTGCGGCGTCAGATGATAAGGGTTCCATTACCACCTCCATGAATGCTATCGCCGGTGCGGTAGCCCAGGACCTAGACGCCGTGAAGGGCGTAGAGCGTGTAGAACGCCTCGTGGCCTATGACCGCGCACGCCCCACGCTGCAATTCACGGTGACAGCGAATCCGGACGCCCCCGTGGAGCGGCTTACCGGCGCGGTGGAAACCAATGAGCACGATTTCCGCGCAGCATTTCCCGACGCCGATTTGGACACTATCTACAAGCTGCAGTTCAGCAAGGTAGGCCCAATGAAGGACCTATCCGAATAG
- the tuf gene encoding elongation factor Tu — protein MAKEKFERTKPHVNIGTIGHVDHGKTTTTAAITKVLADQYPEENEAFAFDMIDKAPEEKERGITINISHVEYSTPKRHYAHVDAPGHADYIKNMITGAAQMDGAILVVAATDGPMPQTREHVLLARQVGVPYILVALNKCDMVDDEEIIELVEMEIRELLAEQDYDEEAPITHISALKALEGDDKWVQSVVDLMEACDNSIPDPQRATDQPFLMPIEDIFTITGRGTVVTGRVERGRLNVNEDVEIIGIQDKSQNTTVTGIEMFRKMMDYTEAGDNCGLLLRGTKREDVERGQVVIKPGAYTPHTKFEGSVYVLKKDEGGRHTPFMNNYRPQFYFRTTDVTGVVHLPEGTEMVMPGDNVEMSVELIQPVAMDEGLRFAIREGSRTVGAGRVTKVIE, from the coding sequence GTGGCAAAGGAGAAGTTCGAGCGTACGAAGCCGCATGTGAACATCGGCACCATCGGACACGTCGACCACGGCAAGACCACCACCACCGCAGCGATCACCAAGGTTCTGGCTGACCAGTACCCTGAGGAGAACGAAGCGTTCGCGTTCGACATGATCGACAAGGCTCCTGAGGAGAAGGAGCGCGGTATTACCATCAACATCTCCCACGTTGAGTACTCCACCCCGAAGCGCCACTACGCACACGTTGACGCTCCGGGCCACGCCGACTACATCAAGAACATGATTACCGGCGCTGCTCAGATGGACGGCGCTATCCTAGTTGTTGCTGCAACCGATGGCCCGATGCCACAGACCCGCGAGCACGTTCTGCTTGCTCGCCAGGTTGGCGTTCCTTACATCCTCGTTGCACTGAACAAGTGCGACATGGTTGATGATGAGGAAATCATCGAGCTCGTTGAGATGGAGATCCGTGAGCTGCTCGCAGAGCAGGACTACGATGAGGAAGCTCCTATCACTCACATTTCCGCTCTGAAGGCTCTTGAGGGCGATGACAAGTGGGTACAGTCCGTCGTTGACCTGATGGAAGCCTGCGACAACTCCATCCCGGATCCGCAGCGTGCTACCGACCAGCCGTTCCTGATGCCTATCGAGGACATCTTCACCATTACCGGCCGCGGTACCGTTGTTACCGGCCGTGTTGAGCGTGGCCGTCTGAACGTCAACGAGGACGTTGAGATCATCGGTATCCAGGACAAGTCCCAGAACACCACCGTTACCGGTATCGAGATGTTCCGTAAGATGATGGACTACACCGAGGCTGGCGACAACTGTGGTCTGCTTCTGCGTGGTACCAAGCGTGAGGACGTTGAGCGCGGCCAGGTTGTTATCAAGCCGGGCGCTTACACCCCGCACACCAAGTTCGAGGGTTCCGTCTACGTCCTGAAGAAGGACGAGGGCGGTCGCCACACCCCGTTCATGAACAACTACCGTCCGCAGTTCTACTTCCGTACCACGGACGTTACCGGTGTTGTTCACCTGCCAGAGGGCACCGAAATGGTTATGCCTGGCGACAACGTTGAGATGTCCGTTGAGCTCATCCAGCCGGTCGCTATGGACGAGGGCCTGCGCTTCGCTATCCGCGAGGGCTCCCGCACCGTCGGCGCTGGCCGCGTTACCAAGGTTATCGAGTAA
- the fusA gene encoding elongation factor G: MAQEVLKDLNKVRNIGIMAHIDAGKTTTTERILFYTGINRKVGETHDGASTTDWMAQEKERGITITSAAVTCFWNNNQINIIDTPGHVDFTVEVERSLRVLDGAVAVFDGKEGVEPQSEQVWRQAAKYDVPRICFVNKMDKLGADFYYTVSTIEDRLGAKPLVMQLPIGAEDDFDGIVDLLNMQALTWRGKVETGAEPVVEDIPEDLKEKAAEYREKLVETVAESDEELMEKYFGGEELTIDELKAGIRKLTINSEVYPVYCGTAYRNKGVQPLLDAVVDFLPNPLDVGEVIGHEVGNEDSQLTRKPSVESSFSALSFKIAAHPFFGQLNFIRVYSGQVTPGTEVMNSTKGKKERIGKLFQMHANKENPVDQADAGNIYAVVGLKETTTGDTLCDKDDQIILESMDFPDPVIKVSIEPKTKADQEKLGNAIQKLAGEDPTFTVELDEETGQTVIGGMGELHLDVLVDRMKREFKVEANIGNPQVAYRETIRKKVESMEYTHKKQTGGSGQFAKVICTIEPYNPDPETLEEGESATYVFENAVTGGRVPKEYIPSVDAGIQDAMQYGYLAGFPMVNIKATLEDGQYHDVDSSEMAFKLAGSQVFKEAMAKAKPVLLEPMMAVEVVTPEEYMGTVNGDISSRRGQVFAMEDRSGAKVVKAKVPLSEMFGYIGDLRSSTAGRANFTMVFDSYAEVPSSVAQEIIEERTGAAN; this comes from the coding sequence GTGGCACAAGAAGTGCTTAAGGATCTGAACAAGGTCCGCAACATCGGCATCATGGCCCACATCGATGCTGGTAAGACGACGACCACCGAGCGTATTCTCTTCTACACCGGTATCAACCGTAAGGTGGGCGAGACCCACGACGGTGCTTCCACTACTGACTGGATGGCACAGGAGAAGGAACGCGGCATCACCATTACCTCCGCTGCCGTGACCTGCTTCTGGAACAATAACCAGATCAACATCATTGACACCCCGGGTCACGTTGACTTCACCGTTGAGGTTGAGCGTTCCCTCCGTGTTCTCGATGGTGCCGTTGCAGTCTTCGACGGTAAGGAAGGCGTTGAGCCGCAGTCCGAGCAGGTGTGGCGTCAGGCTGCTAAGTACGACGTTCCGCGTATCTGCTTCGTCAACAAGATGGACAAGCTGGGCGCAGACTTCTACTACACTGTATCCACCATTGAGGACCGCCTGGGCGCTAAGCCGCTGGTAATGCAGCTGCCTATTGGTGCTGAAGATGACTTCGACGGCATCGTTGATCTGCTGAACATGCAGGCACTGACCTGGCGCGGCAAGGTCGAGACCGGCGCAGAGCCTGTTGTAGAAGATATCCCTGAGGACCTCAAGGAGAAGGCTGCGGAGTACCGCGAGAAGCTGGTTGAGACCGTTGCTGAGTCCGATGAAGAGCTCATGGAAAAGTACTTCGGCGGCGAAGAGCTCACCATTGATGAGCTCAAGGCCGGCATCCGTAAGCTAACCATCAACTCTGAGGTTTACCCGGTTTACTGCGGTACCGCATACCGCAACAAGGGTGTGCAGCCACTGCTGGACGCTGTTGTTGACTTCCTGCCTAACCCGCTGGACGTCGGCGAGGTTATCGGCCACGAGGTGGGCAATGAGGATAGCCAGCTTACCCGTAAGCCTTCCGTGGAGTCTTCCTTCTCCGCACTGTCCTTCAAGATTGCAGCTCACCCGTTCTTCGGCCAGCTGAACTTCATCCGCGTGTACTCCGGCCAGGTAACCCCGGGCACCGAGGTTATGAACTCCACCAAGGGTAAGAAGGAGCGCATTGGTAAGCTCTTCCAGATGCACGCCAACAAGGAGAATCCTGTTGACCAGGCAGATGCCGGCAACATCTACGCAGTTGTTGGCCTGAAGGAGACCACCACCGGTGACACCCTGTGTGACAAGGATGACCAGATCATCCTCGAGTCTATGGACTTCCCGGATCCGGTTATCAAGGTGTCCATCGAGCCGAAGACCAAGGCTGACCAGGAGAAGCTGGGTAACGCCATTCAGAAGCTTGCCGGTGAGGACCCGACCTTCACCGTTGAGCTGGATGAAGAGACCGGCCAGACCGTTATCGGCGGCATGGGCGAGCTACACCTTGACGTGCTGGTTGACCGCATGAAGCGCGAGTTCAAGGTCGAGGCAAACATCGGTAACCCACAGGTTGCCTACCGTGAGACCATCCGCAAGAAGGTTGAGTCCATGGAATACACCCACAAGAAGCAGACCGGTGGTTCCGGCCAGTTCGCAAAGGTTATCTGCACCATCGAGCCGTACAACCCGGACCCGGAGACCCTGGAAGAGGGCGAGTCCGCAACCTACGTCTTCGAGAATGCCGTTACCGGTGGCCGCGTGCCGAAGGAATATATTCCTTCCGTTGACGCGGGTATCCAGGACGCCATGCAGTACGGCTACCTGGCAGGCTTCCCGATGGTCAATATTAAGGCCACCCTGGAAGACGGTCAGTACCACGACGTCGACTCCTCCGAGATGGCCTTCAAGCTGGCCGGCTCCCAGGTATTCAAGGAAGCTATGGCCAAGGCTAAGCCGGTTCTGCTGGAGCCGATGATGGCCGTTGAGGTTGTCACCCCTGAGGAGTACATGGGTACCGTGAACGGTGACATCTCCTCCCGCCGTGGCCAGGTCTTCGCTATGGAAGACCGCTCCGGTGCGAAGGTTGTTAAGGCTAAGGTGCCGCTGTCCGAGATGTTCGGTTACATCGGTGACCTGCGTTCTTCCACCGCAGGCCGCGCAAACTTCACCATGGTCTTCGATTCCTACGCTGAGGTTCCTTCCTCCGTGGCGCAGGAGATCATTGAAGAGCGCACCGGCGCTGCTAACTAA
- the rpsG gene encoding 30S ribosomal protein S7, with protein sequence MRKNAAPKRPVVKDPVYNSEQVTMLVNKILQDGKKSTAERIVYGALEACREKTGTDPVGTLEKALGNIRPDLEVRSRRVGGATYQVPVEVRPDRANTLALRWMVTFTRQRRENSMIERLANEILDASNGLGASVKRREDTHKMAEANRAFAHYRW encoded by the coding sequence ATGCGTAAGAATGCTGCTCCGAAGCGTCCTGTAGTCAAGGACCCGGTATACAACTCCGAGCAGGTAACCATGCTCGTCAACAAGATCCTCCAGGACGGCAAGAAGTCCACCGCAGAACGCATCGTCTACGGCGCTCTCGAGGCTTGCCGTGAAAAGACCGGTACCGATCCGGTTGGCACCCTGGAAAAGGCACTGGGCAATATTCGCCCAGACCTCGAGGTTCGCTCCCGCCGCGTCGGTGGCGCTACCTACCAGGTGCCGGTTGAGGTTCGCCCTGACCGTGCTAACACCCTGGCACTGCGCTGGATGGTGACCTTCACCCGTCAGCGCCGTGAGAACTCCATGATCGAGCGTCTCGCAAACGAGATCCTGGATGCCTCCAACGGCCTCGGCGCTTCCGTAAAGCGTCGTGAGGATACTCACAAGATGGCAGAGGCCAACCGCGCCTTCGCCCACTACCGCTGGTAA
- the rpsL gene encoding 30S ribosomal protein S12: MPTIQQLVRKGRHSKRSEVSTAALKGSPQRRGVCTRVYTTTPKKPNSALRKVARVRLTTGIEVSAYIPGEGHNLQEHSMVLVRGGRVKDLPGVRYKIVRGALDTQGVKDRKQARSRYGAKKGQ, encoded by the coding sequence ATGCCAACAATTCAGCAGCTGGTCCGTAAGGGCCGCCACAGCAAGCGTTCTGAGGTGTCTACTGCTGCGCTGAAGGGTTCCCCGCAGCGTCGCGGTGTATGCACCCGCGTGTACACCACCACTCCTAAGAAGCCGAACTCCGCACTGCGTAAGGTTGCTCGTGTTCGCCTGACCACCGGTATTGAGGTTTCCGCCTACATTCCGGGTGAGGGCCACAACCTGCAGGAGCACTCCATGGTCCTCGTTCGCGGCGGCCGTGTGAAGGACCTTCCAGGTGTTCGTTACAAGATCGTCCGCGGCGCTCTGGATACACAGGGTGTCAAGGACCGTAAGCAGGCACGTTCCCGTTACGGCGCAAAGAAGGGACAGTAA
- a CDS encoding energy-coupling factor transporter transmembrane component T family protein, which yields MPNLLRGANPLSRIFLMFIWVTPLLASIDWVSAAVSLALTLTIAPLCGVSWVRLFKSGWFLFLIAPISGISMLLYGEPGGKEYFSWWLVQVTENSLTLAIAITLRVFAVALPMVVLARDIDPTELGDALSQIMKLPSRFVIGAVAGVRMMTLFQSDWHSLAMARRARGLTDVGKLQHLATMSFGLLVIALRRGGKLATAMEARGFGRTPPGGGQRTWARESRLHARDMWIMALGLLLAFLPVVVSVGTGAWRFFGL from the coding sequence GTGCCTAATCTTTTGCGCGGAGCCAATCCATTAAGCCGCATCTTTTTGATGTTCATTTGGGTCACCCCACTATTGGCCTCCATCGACTGGGTTTCGGCCGCGGTGTCGCTGGCGTTGACGCTAACAATCGCCCCGCTCTGCGGAGTGTCGTGGGTGCGGCTCTTTAAATCCGGGTGGTTCTTGTTTCTTATTGCGCCGATTTCCGGCATTTCCATGCTGTTATACGGCGAGCCAGGTGGCAAAGAGTATTTCAGTTGGTGGCTGGTGCAGGTTACCGAGAATTCCCTTACTCTGGCGATCGCCATTACGCTGCGCGTTTTTGCCGTGGCTCTTCCCATGGTGGTTCTCGCCCGCGATATTGATCCCACGGAGTTGGGGGATGCGCTTTCGCAGATTATGAAGCTGCCCTCGCGCTTTGTCATCGGTGCTGTAGCCGGTGTGCGTATGATGACGCTCTTTCAATCCGACTGGCACTCGTTGGCCATGGCACGCAGGGCTAGGGGGCTGACGGACGTCGGAAAGCTGCAGCATCTTGCGACCATGTCCTTCGGGCTTTTGGTGATTGCGCTGCGCCGCGGTGGCAAGCTGGCGACGGCCATGGAGGCTCGAGGATTTGGCCGCACTCCACCCGGCGGTGGGCAGCGCACCTGGGCACGCGAATCGCGGCTGCATGCTCGTGACATGTGGATAATGGCTCTAGGTCTCCTCCTAGCATTCCTACCGGTGGTAGTTTCGGTAGGGACTGGGGCCTGGAGATTCTTCGGCCTATAA
- a CDS encoding ABC transporter ATP-binding protein has protein sequence MSDFSTLAGNATKITARGFGWTHAGRKQPALADLDLVIEPGERVLLCGDSGSGKSTLLAAIAGVLGSDEEGTRTGEILLEDSTGMVEEPGRSIPVGLVLQDPDSQVISARVGDDIAFGCENLAYPREEIWRRVAAAKDLVGPFVPLDFPTERLSGGQKQRLALAGVIAMGAGVVLLDEPTANLDPDGARDVVRAVSALVEQTGATLVVVEHQHAAWKGVLERAVELDHGRIVSDGPFAEVAQRRQVEGLPQARRLGEAELAGRRAALWSTDLVTRYGPPRTISLPAGSSTVITGPNGAGKSTWLMTMAGLLPAKSGEIGVAEFVRRGVIGPPLRWKSRELADRIGFVFQNPEHQFVARTVAEELRVAPKVMRVDPPEERIAQLVESLRLEHLLEANPFTLSGGEKRRLSVATALVTAPEVLLLDEPTFGQDPQTFVELVRLLRQLADDGTTIASITHDPLFIQALGDHRVEVRGA, from the coding sequence GTGTCTGATTTTTCGACGCTGGCGGGAAACGCCACCAAGATAACCGCCCGTGGCTTTGGGTGGACCCATGCAGGGCGAAAGCAGCCGGCCTTGGCCGATCTTGATTTGGTCATTGAGCCAGGCGAGCGGGTGCTGCTGTGTGGTGACTCGGGATCGGGTAAGTCTACTTTGCTGGCCGCGATAGCTGGAGTGCTCGGTTCCGATGAGGAGGGAACTCGCACGGGCGAGATTCTTCTTGAAGACTCCACCGGCATGGTGGAGGAACCGGGGCGCTCCATCCCGGTAGGGCTGGTGCTCCAGGACCCAGACTCGCAGGTGATCTCCGCGCGTGTAGGGGATGATATTGCTTTTGGCTGCGAGAACCTGGCCTACCCGCGTGAGGAAATTTGGCGTCGGGTAGCGGCTGCCAAGGATTTGGTGGGTCCTTTTGTACCGCTGGATTTCCCTACCGAGAGGCTTTCTGGTGGACAAAAACAGCGTCTGGCGTTGGCTGGTGTCATTGCGATGGGCGCGGGTGTCGTGCTGCTGGATGAGCCCACGGCCAACTTAGACCCCGATGGCGCGCGAGATGTGGTGCGCGCCGTGTCCGCGTTGGTGGAGCAAACCGGTGCGACGCTAGTGGTGGTAGAACACCAGCACGCGGCATGGAAAGGCGTGCTCGAGCGCGCGGTGGAGTTGGACCACGGGCGCATAGTCTCCGATGGTCCCTTCGCGGAGGTGGCCCAGCGACGCCAGGTTGAAGGATTACCGCAGGCACGCCGTTTGGGCGAGGCCGAACTGGCGGGGCGCCGAGCCGCGCTGTGGAGTACGGACCTAGTGACGCGGTATGGGCCGCCGCGCACGATTTCGCTGCCGGCGGGATCGTCGACCGTCATCACTGGGCCGAACGGCGCAGGTAAATCCACGTGGCTGATGACTATGGCCGGGTTATTGCCGGCGAAATCGGGCGAGATTGGTGTCGCCGAGTTCGTTCGTCGTGGGGTCATAGGGCCGCCGCTGCGGTGGAAATCGCGGGAGCTGGCGGACCGCATTGGATTTGTCTTTCAAAATCCGGAGCACCAATTCGTCGCCCGCACGGTGGCGGAGGAGTTGCGCGTGGCACCCAAGGTGATGCGGGTAGACCCGCCGGAGGAGAGGATTGCGCAGCTGGTGGAATCGCTGCGACTGGAGCATTTACTGGAAGCTAACCCGTTTACGCTCTCTGGTGGGGAGAAGCGCCGTTTGTCGGTGGCGACTGCGCTGGTGACCGCGCCGGAGGTGCTGCTTTTGGATGAGCCCACCTTTGGGCAGGATCCGCAGACCTTTGTGGAGTTAGTGCGCCTGTTGCGGCAGTTGGCCGATGATGGCACCACTATTGCTTCTATTACGCACGACCCGCTATTTATTCAAGCCCTGGGGGACCACCGAGTGGAGGTGCGCGGTGCCTAA
- a CDS encoding ECF transporter S component, with product MTTNTRVSAAPKRSLNWRVVDIVVASVLGVASGFVFLGWNAVGYAWFEAMDAVTPGLGGIATGIWLIGGVLGGLIIRKPGAAVYVEVLAATVSAVLGSQWGISTLYSGLAQGIGVEIILAIFLYRKFGLGVSILAGMAAGWGAFVLELFLSGNLARSFEFKIIYLSTLSVSGAILAGALGYFVVKALAKTGALDRFAAGREQRA from the coding sequence ATGACTACTAATACACGTGTGTCCGCTGCCCCGAAGCGCAGCCTGAATTGGCGCGTGGTCGATATTGTGGTGGCATCCGTGTTGGGAGTGGCCAGTGGCTTTGTGTTCCTAGGGTGGAATGCGGTGGGCTATGCCTGGTTTGAGGCCATGGATGCCGTAACACCGGGTCTGGGTGGTATTGCTACGGGTATTTGGCTTATCGGCGGTGTGCTTGGTGGCCTGATTATTCGCAAGCCAGGTGCGGCTGTCTATGTGGAGGTTCTCGCCGCAACCGTCTCTGCGGTGCTGGGCTCCCAGTGGGGCATTAGCACCCTGTACTCCGGCCTCGCACAAGGCATTGGTGTGGAGATTATCTTGGCAATTTTCCTCTACCGTAAGTTTGGTCTGGGGGTTTCTATCTTGGCCGGCATGGCTGCCGGTTGGGGTGCATTTGTTCTGGAGCTATTTCTCTCCGGCAACCTAGCGCGAAGCTTTGAGTTCAAGATTATTTACCTGTCTACACTGAGCGTCTCTGGTGCTATTTTGGCCGGTGCGTTGGGCTACTTTGTGGTCAAGGCGTTGGCGAAGACCGGTGCCTTGGATCGCTTTGCCGCAGGCCGTGAACAGCGCGCTTAG